The genomic window CTGAGACATTGGTTTCAAACAAACCATCAAGATACACCTCAACATGATCAAAATCATGAATTGTCTGGTTGGACCATTTCCAGGTAATCGAATCAGATGTTGAAGACATACAATGAAGGTCAGTCACACTCGCAGGAACCATATCGGTTGTTTGTGAAGTATTGTTCACCCAGGTACTGTTAACATATCCGTCTGTATCCACGGTTTTAAGGCCAATCGAGTGATTTGTACCATCCAGCAGACCTGTGAGATTATAGTGTGTGTCAGAGGTGGTGGACATCAATGATCCATTAATGTATATCTCGATGTGATTGAAATCCGGGTCTTGCGGGTTGGACCATGTCCAGTTTATCCATGAAGGGCCGGTGGTTGCGTGGAGATTGGATACGGTAGAAGGGGGTGCAGAGGTAAACGCTTTGATACATACATTCGAATCATTAAGTTCACCCACATCCGTCCAGTTGGAACCATCAAAACTCATAAAACTCTCGTTCGGGTTTGCAGAAGCCCTGCTTGAATAATTGGATTCGGGATATTCTGTTGCCAGAGGATATTCATACTCGGGGTTGCAAAGTTTTGTGACTATCGAAAATCTCTGTCCTTTTTCAAGATGTACAGGTGTGTCAAGGGTTATCGTATGATAGCCTGCATTTGCAAAGGTACCATTGGTTTGTGCCAGCAGGGTTTGCCCTACAGGAGTCGGTAGCGAGAGGTTTGTATATATACTTACATTGTAAACCGCATTTGTATCTGTGGTATAGAAACTGACCGCTTCCAGATATTCTTCAGATACGGTCTGGAAAACATTGGCACCGTGGACTGTTGTAGAATTAGAGAACCCGCGGGAATCCGTATAACCCAGAGGATCATACTGATAGATGCTGTCATAATTGTCTGCATCTTCGGTGGCAATCAAAACTGCCGGATGGCCTGAATGATCATTGAATGATTTTTCATAGTATGATATGTAGAAATATCCTTCATCTCCAAGCTCTGTGCCCCAGCTGTTCTTGAGAATAAAGGCTCCGTCCTCTGGAGGATTAATATTGAATTTTTCTTTGGGGAATGAGTCGTTCCAGCCTACAAGAGCCACTGCATGACCCCCATCATATGCAGATTCATTATAGTAGTAGGTTGTATAATTATCGGCAAAAGCACCCATGTTCACCATGAAATAGGAATAAACCGCTCCATATTTCATTACCGCTTCTTTGAGATAATCATCATCAGAAACCCGGTACTCCTCGTCTGTAAAATTAAGCCGCTTGGGCAGATATATTATCTCCTGAATATGCCCGGCTACAGGTTTGTCTGGATCTGTGTAATCATTAAAACTGGATGTGTCACTGTATGGATCATCAGTTTCATTGACAGGACCACTCCAGCATGCCAGATAAGCCGTAGCCATCAACATATTACCTCCCTGCGAAAAATCAAAACCGGTAGGACTTTCGTTTGAAAGGATGTTTTTCATATGATTCTCGGAAAAATCATAGGGGCCTTCATCATAGGTACAGGATTCCAGGGACGCATATGTTGCAAACGTCCAGCATGAGCCGGTCTCCCCCTGATCCCGTACTGGTGTGAGACGGTTTTCCTCACGCAGGTCATAGGAAGAGGGTAGAGATGTGAAAAGGCGATACTTACTGTCTGTCTCTGAATATTGCAGATGGCTCATATCAACAGGAGATGGTATTAGACCGAGTGGATATTCTTCGCTGTCGGCAGAGGTGTCCATTATTGTGTTTTTAGAATCCGAATCTTGTAAACCGGACAGATAATCAATAAATTCCGGGTTTAACGGTGCAGAGGTGATCTCAGGGTTGTTTTCTGAGGCCAGTACTGCTGTACTGAACAGGATAATGATAATAACAGATAACAAAATGAGTTTTTTAAGCATAGTGTCTTTTAATACACTTACTTTAAATATAATTTATCTGATGAATGCCTATGTCCTCAGAGTTATGTGACAGTCATCTACAGCTAAACACAGACCCGTTAAATGGGCAGGGCAAATGAGACAATTGACACATACCCCACCCCTCGTAGTGATATAATTCCTATTCTTTCACTCCTTCTTTCGCATTGCAAACGCTGCACTTGCAGTCAATGCCACTGCAAAAATGGCAGAAAATCCGGGCACCTGAGCATTATCGTCTTCAGTTTCAGCCTCAGGTTTGTCTACTACCTCTTCAACATCATTCTCCTCAGCAATCGGTTCTTCAATCACTTCTCTTTCATCTCCAACAATACTGAAAACTGAAAACCCAGATGTCCTGGCATTGAAATAAAGATATTCGTCATCTTCTTCAACCTGATTGCCTGGAAGGTCCTGCCATTGCCCGTCATGGAATCTGGTCATACGGATTGTGGACGGATCGATATTGTTTTCGTCAACCCATTCTTTGCTGACCTGAAATTCTATGGTTGCATTATCTTCTGAAAATAAATCTTCACTACCCATATTGATATCCATTATCATGTAGGATTTGCCCGCAGGCCCGTCCATATCTACAGGTACTGCATCCAGCAGACTGACCGATGCCATTACATACCCTTCATTTTTCCCTGCATTAAAACGAATCTCAGTTACAGGTGTACTGTCTTCATTGAACGTATATCGAACTTCGGCATCTATTCCCACAAAACGAGTGTCGATATCTTGTTCAACGGTGCTGGAAGAATATGCCGTCCCTGCAGCTTTTTGGACACGCACACCGTCATTGTCGGAAGGTTGAACTTCTTGCTCTTTGGGTTCTGAAGGTTTTTCTGCATTTGCTGTCAGGGGCAGACAATCAGTATTATTGCCATCATCTGTGATATTGTATGGTTGACAGAAGCCATCTACTATGGAATATTCAACCTGACTCCAACCCGTACCATCCGGTTCTGCCCAGAAATTGCCTCCAAGATAGGATCCATTTATGGTATTTCTGCCGGCTGTCTTTGTTATATTCCATTCATTGAAAGTTCCTGCTGAAATATGGATATTGTTGGTGTTGTTGAAATAATTGTTATAGATCAGATTATCAACGGAATCAGTAATGTATATTCCAATTTTGTTACTGTCATTTACGGTGGAATTGGACAGGATGTTGTCCCGGGATCTGCCCAGATATATACCATAAAGGTTTTGGATAGAAGTGTAATTTCTGATGCAGGTATCGGTGGTATTATACAGATAGATCCCGTGTCTCTGGTTTCTGCATTCAAGATCCTCTATAGTAATATTGGTACAATCAACCAGATGTACAAGGGCTGCATTCGAATCAGAATCTATTACAATATCGGATTTGCCGACAAGACTGTAGATGGGTTTGCCATCCACGGTGTTACTGGTATCGACATAATTTGGATTCGAATCCATATCAAAAGTGTATAACAAATTATTATTGATAGAATTATTTGCCAGATAGTTATCAGCCGAATTTGATAACACGAGACCTGCTATGTTTTTTTCGAAGGTACAGTTGATTATTTGGTTGTTATTGGATGATAAATCAAGTACCATACCAAGACCGTTATCAGTAAAGGTACAGTTTATTATGGTACAATTATTTGAAGAAGAAGCAAGAAATCCATAAAACCCACCTGTAACATTAATGTCCTGCAACGTGATATTATCTGCCATTATAAAGACTGCATTATTATACACATTGCTAAATTTAGAATATGGATACGGAGACGTTATCCTGACATCTTCCGGATTGCCTGTGGAAGATTTGAGAGTAAGATTATCCTTCCTGAAACTGACTCTTTCTGTATAATTTCCCGGCTCAACAATAATGGCATCTCCTGGATAAGCTGCATCAACGGCCATCTGAATTAGTTTAAAGTCCGCTCCTCCACTGCTGTTGACAGTGATGGTGCTGTTGAGTACATGGATGAAAGTGTCCCTGACAGTAACATTGCTACCAAATTCGTTTGATACATTCAGAGAAACATTGTAGATCCCAGGACTTGCATAGGAATAAGTCGGGTTTTGCTGTGTTGATGTATTACCATCCCCGAAATCCCATTGCCAGAGTTGAGGGGAATAGAGACTGGCGTCATGGAACTTTACCGACTGGTTTATATGCACATATCTTTTGTCAGCAACAAAATTAGATTGGGGTTGCCTGGATTCTGTAGTGAAAGCCTTTATGCACACATTCATATCAGAAGCTGAGATATCCGTCCAGTTGCTGCCATTGGAACTTAAGTAACTCTGGCCGGATTCAGCATTGGCATTACTGCTATGCCTATCTATGACTTTTTCTATAGCGACAGGGTAAGTGTATTCAGGTGTGGTGAAATTGATAACGATGGAGAAATTCTGACCGGCAGGCAGGGATACATTGTGGTCAAGGTCTATGGTATGATAACCCGCCAGAGCAATAGTGCCATTTGTTACAGCAACCGGACCTGAAGAATTTACCGGCCCGTTCTCAGGATCGAGATATACTGAAATGTTGTAATACGAATTGGAATCCACAGTATAAAAACTCACAGCCTCAAGTGTCTGGTTTGCTGTGGCTGTAAAGACATTTGCCCCCAGGGCCGTACTGTTGTTGAATCCGGTGTTTGAGCACCAGCCAAGCAAATCGTACTGATAGATATGATCATAATTGCTGACATTCTCTGCCATTATAACATAGTTTGTAGTATAGGATTCACTTCCATTCATTTGATCTTTATTGCCTATCGACTTATCATAATAGGAGACGTAATAGTAACCATCTTCTGCCCAGTTATTCCCCCAAGAATTCTTGATGATATACGCACCGTCTGCCGGTGCAGCAGGAGTGAATTTAGTCTTGTTGAAATTATCATCCCAGCCTACCAGAGTTATCGCATGGGTCAGCATTTTGTCTTCTTCATAACAGTAATAGGCATTGTTCTCTGCATTGAAGTAGGCGGATTGATCATCATGGATGGCTACTGAAATACCGCCATAATCCATTATCATTTGTTTGAACAAATCGTTTGTATGATTTATCTGCGGAAAAATAAAAGCATCCTGTACATGTTTTGCCACAACTACATCAGCAGACGATTCCGATGACAGGGAGGCGTAATGATCATCCGATTCGGTAACCGGGCCGTCCCATCTTGCAAGATAGGCCAGGGCCATCAGAGTGGTTCCCCCATCATCATGTTCACTGCGATCAAACCCATTCGGGGAGGAGGATACAAGCGTGTTTTTCACATGCTGTTCGGAAAAATCCCAGTTTTCTGATTTATTGTGAATTAAATAAGATTCCAGGGTTCCATAAGATGCAAACGACCAGCAACTTCCCGCGAGTGCCTGGTCGCGTATAGGAGTAACACCACCTTCTTTTCTGAGGTCATAGCGGGATGGATATGTTACTGAACCTGAGGCGGAGAAAGACAACGTTGCATATTTCTCATCTGCCAACAGGTCTTTTGTATTTACAGGTGAAATATAAGAGAAATCTATAGGAGAGGGCATAAGACCCGGAGAATGGAGAGATGGGTCTGTAACTTCATTTTCATCCAACATTCTGTCCATATTTTCAGAAGAGATGTCCTCGTAAGATTTTCCTGATAATACCTTATTTGAGGTGAATACTGTATTTGTGGAAGCTTTACTTTGGTCCAGATCTTCTTGATATTGAACAAAATCAGGATTTAGAGGTGATATGGATATTTGTGTATCCGATGATGATTTGTTAATATTATCTGTTGCGTTAACAGGAATAATTGACATAGATACAATGAAGATTAATGTAAAAAATAGTATGTTCAATATCTTTGATTTTTGCATTTTGTAGCCTCTATTTCTTCACCTGAAGTTAACTCTGTTAATATATAATTACATTAGTATATTCTGTGTTTGAAAACAAAGTATGAGATTTTAATAAGCATAAATGTATAGTGTCAATTATATAGAAACTGGCATGGGTATGCAAACCTATAAGGCAAGGATTGTACAAAAATTAGATTTATATTTATGTATACTTGCAAAGATATATAATGATTGAAGAAGGGGCACCAATGTTAAAAATAGAAAAATTATCAAGAAAACAAACTATATTGAAACTTTCAATTATGTTTATTTTGCTATTCACAATTATAACACTACTTTCTGGAATTACATATGCACTCCCAAATTACGAAATTGATTCGTATCCCGATGACTATACACCCAATCCCCAGGAAATATTGCTTATCAACGATACAGGAACAATTAAAGGACTCTGGATGGGAAATTCATCTGGAGTTTTTTATTATAACAATACCACCAGCAGTTGGTATAAAGAAATAGATGGCGGCCTCAAAACAATAGCCGTACAAAGGGCCATCGATAATTCTACCACGAATGAAAACACAATAATCGTGGGTGAAGGGGCCTATGATGGAACTTTAAATATCGATATAGATGATTTGGAATTAAAAATCCATGGAAACAGACCAACAATAGATGGCCTAAATTCATTTTATACAATCCAAATCTCATCCGACAATGCTACATTGGAAGGTTTCAGGATAACTGGAGCAGACAGCAATGGAATATATCTTCGAGGCATTAATAATACAATCAAAAATAATACAGTACAATATAATGGACAGGGGATTGCTCTTTCCACCAGCAGCAATAATTCAATAATAAACAATGCAGTTCAATACAATAGTTGGCATGGAATCGCCATCACAGGTTCCTGCAATAATAACTTTATAGCAAACAATACAGTTCAATACAACAGCTTTTTTGGAATTTGGATATTAAGCAGGAATAACTTACTGGAAAACAATACAGTATGTTATAATGAAGATGATGGTGTCTACATTGCGAGTACTAATAATACGTTAAATAAAAACGATATATACAGCAATAAAGGCCATGGTACCAATATTCATACATCTTCTGATGCTCATGTGGGAAGCAATAATACGCTAATAAATAACAATATGCATAATAATACCTACAGTGGAATCTCAATTGGTAAATATTATCAAGCCACTGTGGGCAGTACTAATAATACACTAATAAATAATAATATACACAATAATACTCAGTATGGAATCATTGTTGGAGAAGATTGCTCGAATAATTCTATCAAGAATAATGCCATACGAAATAATACTGACTATGGCATACGATTTTTTGGTTCGAATAATCTTTTGAAGAATAATGAATTTACTGAAGATGGCTTGTTTTTAGAATCTTTTGACAATATTATAGCAGATAATACTGTCAATAATAAACCCCTTGTATATCTGAAAAATGTAACTGGTGAATTTGTTGATAAGGCAGGACAGGTAATACTGTTAAAATGCAACAATATCACTTTTAAAGATATGAAAATAGAGAATACAGATACTGGAGTATATCTGCACCAGACAAACGATACAAGATTTTATAATTGTACCATCAGGGACAATTCTTATGAGGGTATTCATCTCCGGGGCCAGGATAATATCTTAAAAAACGTTACAATCGTGGAGCATGGCAGTAGTGGGATTGAAATATTGGGTGACAATAATACTGTCATAGATAGTACTATCAGGGATAATGGTAGATTTGGAATCGACACCAGAGGTTTGAATAATATCTTGAATAACGTTGTAGTACAAAACAATGCTGCAGATGGCATTGCACTTTCAGGTAGGAGTAATATCATCAATGATAGTACTATCAGGGATAATGGTAGATATGGAATAGATATCGACGGTTTGAATAATACCCTGAATAACAGCATCATACAAAACAATACCGAGAATGCTGTTTATTTCAGAGGCGATAGTAATATCTTAGTAAATAATATTATACAATACAATAAAGCTAATGGGATCTCATATTCAGGCAGTAATAATGTTATGAAAATGAATACTGTACGACATAATAGAGAATATGGTATCTGTCCTAATCGTTATAGTTATCCTAACAGTTTCAATGAGTTGAAACATAATACAGTACAAAACAACAGTAATGGAATTTATTTCAATGATAATCGGGGAGTATTACACAATAATACTATAGAAGACAATACTTTAAATGGTGTAATACTATCTGGTAGTGATAATGAGGTCAGTCATAACACGATAGAGAACAATACTGACAGTGGAATCAAAATTTATAGTAGTTTTGGGTCTACATTAGAAAGTAATACAATCGTAACTAATAGTATTGGAATTAATCTGATAAAAAGTGCATCTAATATTTTTTATCAGAACACAATTGCAAATAATACCCAGCGCAATATCCAATCAATGGGACCACCCAATTACTGGACTTCTCCCGATAATATAACATATAGTTATGAAGGTAAAGAGTACACCAGCAAACTGGGTAATTACTATGGAGATTATGACGGAAATGATACCGATGGAGATGGAATAGGGGACACTTTAAACTATACCATTGATTCAGGAAATATTGATACTCGACCATTAGTACTGCAATGGGAAGAAATTACAAAATCTTCATCGACATCTGATACATTTGCTGAAACCACAGAACAAGATTCCAATGGCCGCACATCTGTGGGCCCAAGTATACCCCCAGAAGCAGTTGATATAACTAATTCTAATATAAAGTCAGTAACTGGCGGCTCAAATGTAAAGTATGATTTCTCAGACAGTGAGGGGCCTGTAATGGGCATCAGTTTTGATGCAAAGGATAACGAGGGCAATGTGGTCGCAAAGGTACAGGTACTGAAAGAGAAACCCGATGATGTCGATGAGCCTTCAGGCAAATCCTACCGGGTCCTGAGCATGAGCGTAGGTAGCGAGGGTACTATCAACGAAGATAATGCTGATAACATCCTAATTGATTTTAAAGTTAGTTGGAATTGGATAAAGGAAAATGATATCGATCCTGCAACAATACATATGGCCAGATTCCATGACGGACAATGGCAGGACCTTCCAAGCAACAAGGTTGGAGAGGATGATAAGTTCCTGCATTTTGTTGCTGATACACCCGGATTCTCTTTATTCAGCATTATTGGAGATGAAAGAGAAGCGATCGAAGAAGTGATTCCGGAAGAACGTGAAGTTGAAGAGGTAGCAGATGAACCTGCCTCTGAAGAGGAAAGTGCTAAGACACCTGGATTTACTGCTCTCTTTGCGGTAGCAATCATTGCAGGTGCAGCACTGCTAACCAGACAAAAAAGCAATCGTTAAAATTGAGCAGGATATTTTCCTGCTCCAAATTTGACAAATAACCGAAACCTTGAACACATCAATCGATTATTCCACAACCAATGTTTGTGTTTGGCCACCTGGGATTAACTATACTTGCCTTCTATCTGGCAGAGCAATGGCTGCCCAGGTTGCAGGGCAAAGTCAATTATGGATTTGTGGCGGTCGGAGCGCTGCTGCCAGACCTGATCGATAAACCGCTGGGCCGGTTTTTGCTGGCGGATTCCCTGGCAAGCGGCAGGGTTTTTGCCCATACCTTAATATTCTGGATACTGGTTTGCCTCATTATTGTTTTAATATGGCAGAAGTGGCGAGCAGATTTTTTATTGGTATTGCCCGGTGCAGCAGTTTTGCATTTATTGGAAGACTCGATGTGGCAGACTCCCGAGGTTTTGTTCTGGCCGTTTATGGGATGGAGTTTCCCGGCCGATGAGATTGCAGGCGGTTTTCTGGATTACCTGATGCACGTGTTCGACAACTGCTATGATCCGGCCATATCGATGGTTTTTGTATCGGAAATTTTCGGGATCATGATCTGCATGGTGGGTGTTGTGCGATGGTACAGGGGAAATAGGAATTGGCAGTGAACATCAAATGTTTGCAGAATCCGTTTCAAGTAACCAGTACCACAGAGGTACATAATTGATTATTTTGCCGTTTACATCTTCACTATCAAAAAGATCAGCCGTTATTATAGTTCCTTCCTGAAAACCAAAATGGTCCATTGCCGAAAGTAATCCCTGAATTTCCCTCTGCTTTGTATCAGGATCTGAGATGTCGACACTTACCTGGATCAAACTTGTGGGGTGCAAACCCTGTTTTGTAACAAAATCTACTTCCAATCCTTTTTGGTCTTGCCAATAATAGATGTCTTCGCCACTTCTTAGAAGTTGAATGAAAACTATATTTTCATACAGCCTGCCAAGATCATCTGAGAATCGGAATGAAACTGCATTCAACAAGCCAGTATCTATGCAGTATAGTTTTTTAGGCTTGTTTATCTGCTTTTTGAGGGATGCGTCATAATGATTGATAGTAAACAACAGGAAAGCGTCTTCAAGATAAGAGACATAGGTGATCAGGGCATCGGTACTCAGGGATGTATAACTGGCAAACAATTTGCGCAGCGAGTTGTAGGTATGGGGTTTGGCGATATTTGATATGCAAAAAAGTGCAAGTTCATTGAATATGCGGGTATTGCGTATCCTGTGTCTGCTAATGATATCCCGGTAGATGATGTCGTCAAAATAGGACTGCAACAATTCTTTATGGTCAATTGAGGGATAGAATATAACTTCCGGAAAACCTCCTTTCCTTAAATACTCATTGAATTTAGTTTTCATTTCAACATTCTTTTTTGAGAACGGCAATGTCTCGATATCAAAATCTACTTTCTGGCTGCGAAGAAATTCGGCGAAACTGAAAGGAAACATCCGGGTAGTCAGATGTCTGCCTGTCAGGCGTGAAGAGACATCCTTTGCAAGCAGGGATGCATTGGAGCCGCTTATTATGAGTTTGACGTTTTTCCGCCTATCATAAACTCCTTTCATCCATCTTTCCCATCCCGGAAAGTTCTGGATCTCATCAAGAAATAGATATAATACGTCTTCCTCAGAAGCCGGGAAAAGTTCCCTGAAAGTGTCTATCAATAATGCCAACTCGTCTCCCTTAAGAGGCTGGAGCCTGTCATCATCAAGATTGAAGTAGAGAATACTGGTTTTGGGTACCCCTCGTCCAAGCAATTCGGAAATCAGTTGATACATATAATAGGTCTTGCCGCAGCGGCGCACGCCTATAATATCATTGATATGGGGTGCATCTATGTTAGTTTTGCATGCCCTCTGCTGAAACGGCGGCAACTCCCTTTCCTGCCATTCGACAATTGCCTTTTTGAGTTTGACCCGTGTATCCATTATAGATTAATTTGCCTGCATATATTATAATTTTATCGACTGTGTTCGACAAATATGCGGTTTTTTATCGTATATAAACGACAAACTTCCAGAAATATTTGTATTGGACCAAATTAGGTCTGCATGTCTATTAATGAATTCACTTATTATTGTCACAACATTTATTGTCCAGACAATAATGTATGAAATCAAGCCTTAGAAACTGACGATGTGGGTTTACCAAAAATACCTTCCAGACAAAGACTATTTGGACAATTCAGAATATACGGATCAACATGTTACCGGACAATTGCAGTTTCTGTCAGGGGAAACTGGTTGAGAAAAACACCGAAGTGGAAGTCAAAAAAGCGGATGGGGAAAGTGTTTCTTTGAGAGTGCCTGCCTACGTTTGTGAGACCTGCGGAGAGGTTTACTATAAGCCCGAGGTTTCCCGGCAACTTGACAGGATTGCTTATAGCAGGTGAGGGCCTCCATAACTGCACAGGGACATATATCATGTCCATTTTTGTTCACTTAATATAAATAACATGTGAACAAATTTACCCATAGTCCTTAATTTGGCTGCAAATCAACTGCACCCTAACGGAAGGGGCTTGAAAGAATTTGATACAAGTCAGGAGACCATCACTTAAGGATGCGGGATAATGTTAAATGATGATGAAATACAATCTCTGATTGGTGAAACAAAACCAGTTTCGGCGTTGTCCGTAAAAGATATTCGACCAATATTGAAAAAAGGTAGGCAGTACAAGGAATACGATCTACCATTAACTTCCTCTAATGGAAATAGATTCCAAATCCGCATCCGTGTTAATGATAACAACCCATTTGACTTCTCAGTTATTTTGATGTATCAAGAACCACAAAGCAAATTTTGGTATATTTTGAGACGATACAACGGTAAAAACCATACTCACAAGAATAAAATTGAAAAGGAAAAAATTCGTGGGTACCATATACACAAAGCAACAGAACGCTATCAAAAGAGTGGATATAATATTGATGGATATGCGGAAGAAGCATTCACCTATTCTAATTGGCACGATGCACTAAGCGTCATGTTGGATGATTGCAACATAAAAATAGAAGGAAAAACAATATATGATTATTGAAACGGAGTGTTAAACATGGAAACGGATCTGATAAAGACTCTACGGGAATCCGTGTGCCAGGAGTTAGAGATTTTCCAGGAAGGAAAAGAACGATACGTAGTAGATACTCCGTTTGGATTTGATGATGGTGATTCTTTTGTAATAGTGCTAAAGAAAGATGAAGGCGGTTGGCACTTTACAGATGAAGGTCATACTTTAATGCATTTATCATATTATGATCTCGATATCCCCTCTACAAAAGGAAAAAGACGTTCATTTTTCAATAATATATTGG from Methanohalophilus halophilus includes these protein-coding regions:
- a CDS encoding lectin like domain-containing protein, giving the protein MLKKLILLSVIIIILFSTAVLASENNPEITSAPLNPEFIDYLSGLQDSDSKNTIMDTSADSEEYPLGLIPSPVDMSHLQYSETDSKYRLFTSLPSSYDLREENRLTPVRDQGETGSCWTFATYASLESCTYDEGPYDFSENHMKNILSNESPTGFDFSQGGNMLMATAYLACWSGPVNETDDPYSDTSSFNDYTDPDKPVAGHIQEIIYLPKRLNFTDEEYRVSDDDYLKEAVMKYGAVYSYFMVNMGAFADNYTTYYYNESAYDGGHAVALVGWNDSFPKEKFNINPPEDGAFILKNSWGTELGDEGYFYISYYEKSFNDHSGHPAVLIATEDADNYDSIYQYDPLGYTDSRGFSNSTTVHGANVFQTVSEEYLEAVSFYTTDTNAVYNVSIYTNLSLPTPVGQTLLAQTNGTFANAGYHTITLDTPVHLEKGQRFSIVTKLCNPEYEYPLATEYPESNYSSRASANPNESFMSFDGSNWTDVGELNDSNVCIKAFTSAPPSTVSNLHATTGPSWINWTWSNPQDPDFNHIEIYINGSLMSTTSDTHYNLTGLLDGTNHSIGLKTVDTDGYVNSTWVNNTSQTTDMVPASVTDLHCMSSTSDSITWKWSNQTIHDFDHVEVYLDGLFETNVSDFCYTATNLKPAYSYNLSLKTVDKGGNINHTWINDTASTRMQSSPEDSEITSEINKNTSFYAEVSHPGNMTWYVNSTEVQNETNVNRSYYNSTADKGCWNVTVIVKSESFSANRSWLWYVIDKPEKPSSSPSSGSSGGGGGGGNTGESYANILTKTVQIQKVSVGTDVVYEFNEKDNEISFIGFKGATNSGQVKATIEKLKDTSSLVDERAPGQVYSNFNIWVGNNAFDAENMENPVIGFKVNKTWLSENRIMPSMITLFNYDYKWQALETVQTGQDADHFYFEAQTDHFSPFAISAVEQETGMEKSSKPQPEDIAEELASETISENTTDTAKTHSIPGLGVFPILGILCILYVMRRRL
- a CDS encoding lectin like domain-containing protein, translating into MSIIPVNATDNINKSSSDTQISISPLNPDFVQYQEDLDQSKASTNTVFTSNKVLSGKSYEDISSENMDRMLDENEVTDPSLHSPGLMPSPIDFSYISPVNTKDLLADEKYATLSFSASGSVTYPSRYDLRKEGGVTPIRDQALAGSCWSFASYGTLESYLIHNKSENWDFSEQHVKNTLVSSSPNGFDRSEHDDGGTTLMALAYLARWDGPVTESDDHYASLSSESSADVVVAKHVQDAFIFPQINHTNDLFKQMIMDYGGISVAIHDDQSAYFNAENNAYYCYEEDKMLTHAITLVGWDDNFNKTKFTPAAPADGAYIIKNSWGNNWAEDGYYYVSYYDKSIGNKDQMNGSESYTTNYVIMAENVSNYDHIYQYDLLGWCSNTGFNNSTALGANVFTATANQTLEAVSFYTVDSNSYYNISVYLDPENGPVNSSGPVAVTNGTIALAGYHTIDLDHNVSLPAGQNFSIVINFTTPEYTYPVAIEKVIDRHSSNANAESGQSYLSSNGSNWTDISASDMNVCIKAFTTESRQPQSNFVADKRYVHINQSVKFHDASLYSPQLWQWDFGDGNTSTQQNPTYSYASPGIYNVSLNVSNEFGSNVTVRDTFIHVLNSTITVNSSGGADFKLIQMAVDAAYPGDAIIVEPGNYTERVSFRKDNLTLKSSTGNPEDVRITSPYPYSKFSNVYNNAVFIMADNITLQDINVTGGFYGFLASSSNNCTIINCTFTDNGLGMVLDLSSNNNQIINCTFEKNIAGLVLSNSADNYLANNSINNNLLYTFDMDSNPNYVDTSNTVDGKPIYSLVGKSDIVIDSDSNAALVHLVDCTNITIEDLECRNQRHGIYLYNTTDTCIRNYTSIQNLYGIYLGRSRDNILSNSTVNDSNKIGIYITDSVDNLIYNNYFNNTNNIHISAGTFNEWNITKTAGRNTINGSYLGGNFWAEPDGTGWSQVEYSIVDGFCQPYNITDDGNNTDCLPLTANAEKPSEPKEQEVQPSDNDGVRVQKAAGTAYSSSTVEQDIDTRFVGIDAEVRYTFNEDSTPVTEIRFNAGKNEGYVMASVSLLDAVPVDMDGPAGKSYMIMDINMGSEDLFSEDNATIEFQVSKEWVDENNIDPSTIRMTRFHDGQWQDLPGNQVEEDDEYLYFNARTSGFSVFSIVGDEREVIEEPIAEENDVEEVVDKPEAETEDDNAQVPGFSAIFAVALTASAAFAMRKKE
- a CDS encoding right-handed parallel beta-helix repeat-containing protein; this translates as MIEEGAPMLKIEKLSRKQTILKLSIMFILLFTIITLLSGITYALPNYEIDSYPDDYTPNPQEILLINDTGTIKGLWMGNSSGVFYYNNTTSSWYKEIDGGLKTIAVQRAIDNSTTNENTIIVGEGAYDGTLNIDIDDLELKIHGNRPTIDGLNSFYTIQISSDNATLEGFRITGADSNGIYLRGINNTIKNNTVQYNGQGIALSTSSNNSIINNAVQYNSWHGIAITGSCNNNFIANNTVQYNSFFGIWILSRNNLLENNTVCYNEDDGVYIASTNNTLNKNDIYSNKGHGTNIHTSSDAHVGSNNTLINNNMHNNTYSGISIGKYYQATVGSTNNTLINNNIHNNTQYGIIVGEDCSNNSIKNNAIRNNTDYGIRFFGSNNLLKNNEFTEDGLFLESFDNIIADNTVNNKPLVYLKNVTGEFVDKAGQVILLKCNNITFKDMKIENTDTGVYLHQTNDTRFYNCTIRDNSYEGIHLRGQDNILKNVTIVEHGSSGIEILGDNNTVIDSTIRDNGRFGIDTRGLNNILNNVVVQNNAADGIALSGRSNIINDSTIRDNGRYGIDIDGLNNTLNNSIIQNNTENAVYFRGDSNILVNNIIQYNKANGISYSGSNNVMKMNTVRHNREYGICPNRYSYPNSFNELKHNTVQNNSNGIYFNDNRGVLHNNTIEDNTLNGVILSGSDNEVSHNTIENNTDSGIKIYSSFGSTLESNTIVTNSIGINLIKSASNIFYQNTIANNTQRNIQSMGPPNYWTSPDNITYSYEGKEYTSKLGNYYGDYDGNDTDGDGIGDTLNYTIDSGNIDTRPLVLQWEEITKSSSTSDTFAETTEQDSNGRTSVGPSIPPEAVDITNSNIKSVTGGSNVKYDFSDSEGPVMGISFDAKDNEGNVVAKVQVLKEKPDDVDEPSGKSYRVLSMSVGSEGTINEDNADNILIDFKVSWNWIKENDIDPATIHMARFHDGQWQDLPSNKVGEDDKFLHFVADTPGFSLFSIIGDEREAIEEVIPEEREVEEVADEPASEEESAKTPGFTALFAVAIIAGAALLTRQKSNR